One stretch of Numenius arquata chromosome 8, bNumArq3.hap1.1, whole genome shotgun sequence DNA includes these proteins:
- the HYI gene encoding putative hydroxypyruvate isomerase: MSLRFSANLSWLFPQLPALPARLEAAGAAGFRAVEAAWPADCPAQALRAAAERAGVRIVLLNTPPGDQQAGEMGLAAVPGRQAAFRQGLAAAVQYARAVGCPRIHLVAGRVPLGADRAAVAGDMETTFIENLKYAADLLAQEDMIGLVEPINNRITDPRYFLNTPHQAAAILEKVGRPNLKLQLDLFHCQIMDGNLSRNLETYFPLIGHIQIAQVPGRHEPDSPGELNFPYIFELLESLGYTGYVGCEYAPKGDTLEGLGWLRSYWESRGLQHSGTSKAAE; encoded by the exons ATGTCGCTCCGCTTCTCCGCCAACCTCTCCTGGCTCTTCCCGCAGCTCCCGGCGCTGCCGGCGCGGCtggaggcggcgggggccgctGGGTTCAGGGCAGTGGAGGCGGCCTGGCCGGCGGATTGTCCGGCCCAGGCGCTGCGGGCCGCAGCGGAACGGGCGGGGGTGCGGATCGTCCTCCTCAATACCCCTCCCG GGGACCAGCAGGCGGGCGAGATGGGGCTGGCGGCCGTGCCCGGTCGCCAGGCTGCCTTCCGGCAGGGCCTGGCCGCGGCGGTGCAGTACGCCAGGGCGGTGGGCTGCCCCAG GATCCACCTGGTAGCTGGGCGGGTTCCCCTGGGCGCAGACCGGGCAGCAGTGGCAGGTGACATGGAAACCACCTTCATTGAGAATCTCAAATATGCTGCTGACCTCCTGGCCCAG GAAGACATGATTGGACTGGTGGAGCCTATTAACAACCGCATCACTGACCCTCGCTACTTTCTGAACACCCCACACCAAG CTGCTGCCATCCTGGAGAAGGTGGGACGGCCCAATCTGAAGCTGCAGCTG GACCTCTTTCACTGCCAGATCATGGATGGGAATTTGTCACGCAACCTGGAGACATACTTCCCACTCATTG GTCATATCCAGATCGCACAGGTGCCAGGGCGGCACGAGCCTGACAGCCCTGGGGAGCTGAACTTCCCCTACATCTTTGAGCTCCTGGAGTCCCTTGGCTACACTGGCTACGTGGGGTGCGAGTATGCTCCAAAAG GAGACACTCTGGAAGGTCTGGGTTGGCTGCGCTCGTACTGGGAGAGCCGAGGCCTGCAGCACAGCGGGACCAGCAAGGCAGCAGAGTAA